The following coding sequences lie in one Haloterrigena sp. KLK7 genomic window:
- a CDS encoding TetR/AcrR family transcriptional regulator, with protein MTELPPFLEDPGGTRGAIMSATYTALCEHGYSELTIQRIGDEFSKSKSLLYHHYDSKDDLLLDFLEFMLDQIEGQIPTYGEGGADDHIEGIVDHTFGFGDTAMPTEFTQAVVELRSQAAHDDDYREYFTRSDQFVRKHVAHTIRSGIEQGVFREVDPQQTAALFQNVFLGTMMLRVTNDDEGVLEDSRAAFDRYVREYLLVDE; from the coding sequence ATGACAGAACTACCACCGTTCCTCGAGGATCCGGGCGGAACTCGCGGCGCCATCATGAGCGCGACGTACACCGCGCTCTGTGAACACGGGTACAGCGAGCTCACGATCCAGCGGATCGGAGACGAGTTCTCGAAGAGCAAGTCGCTGCTGTATCACCACTACGACAGCAAGGACGACCTCCTCCTCGATTTCCTCGAGTTTATGTTGGATCAGATCGAGGGACAGATTCCCACGTATGGAGAGGGGGGCGCGGACGATCACATCGAGGGAATCGTCGACCACACGTTCGGATTCGGCGACACCGCAATGCCGACCGAGTTCACGCAAGCGGTCGTCGAACTTCGCTCACAGGCGGCCCACGACGACGACTACCGGGAGTACTTCACCCGGAGCGATCAGTTCGTCCGAAAACACGTCGCACACACGATTCGGTCGGGGATCGAACAGGGCGTGTTTCGGGAGGTCGACCCCCAGCAAACGGCGGCGCTCTTCCAAAACGTCTTCCTCGGAACGATGATGCTTCGCGTCACCAACGACGACGAGGGCGTCCTCGAAGACAGCCGTGCCGCGTTCGATCGATACGTTCGGGAGTATCTCCTCGTCGACGAGTGA
- a CDS encoding VTT domain-containing protein produces MLEMLIAAVAGGLEAVVETATGWPGMGVIFVYSFLIAFVLPGPSEIVLVAPLDLGLPSWAQLSSIMLVSAIGKAAGSVLAFHIGQEVKEAGPITRWLRESRWDILKWSEKRSVQLAKQYGYGGMALALSVPFFPDTISIYAFAVLETDYVKFAVATFFGSLGRLVVTAGFVGGLWTVF; encoded by the coding sequence ATGCTCGAGATGCTGATCGCCGCCGTCGCCGGGGGACTCGAGGCCGTCGTCGAGACGGCGACGGGCTGGCCCGGAATGGGGGTTATCTTCGTCTATTCGTTTCTGATCGCGTTCGTGCTTCCCGGCCCGAGCGAGATCGTGCTGGTCGCGCCGCTCGATCTCGGCCTGCCGTCGTGGGCGCAACTCTCGAGTATCATGCTCGTGAGCGCGATCGGAAAGGCCGCCGGAAGCGTGCTGGCGTTTCATATCGGTCAGGAGGTCAAAGAGGCCGGACCGATAACGCGATGGCTGCGCGAGTCACGGTGGGATATCCTGAAATGGTCGGAGAAGCGCTCCGTTCAGCTCGCAAAGCAGTACGGGTACGGCGGAATGGCCCTCGCCCTGTCCGTCCCGTTCTTTCCCGACACGATCTCGATCTACGCGTTCGCCGTCCTCGAAACGGACTACGTGAAATTCGCCGTCGCGACGTTTTTCGGGAGTCTCGGACGTCTCGTCGTCACGGCCGGATTCGTCGGCGGGCTCTGGACGGTGTTTTGA